A DNA window from Streptomyces parvus contains the following coding sequences:
- the snpA gene encoding snapalysin: MKHVSTAAAHALAGLALVAALGAAPAVSAAPAPALSTPAGIAAYNGSGENTAANRAFYDAVMKSVAEKRAANPGAQAVTVTYSAASAPSFRTQIANSTRIWNSSVSNVRLQEGSRADFTYREGNDPRGSYASTDGHGRGFIFLDYRQNQQYNSTRVTTHETGHVLGLPDTYSGPCSQLMSGGGPGPSCTNAQPDARERARVNQLWQNGLAAALARPAS; encoded by the coding sequence ATGAAACACGTCTCGACCGCCGCGGCCCACGCTCTGGCCGGACTCGCCCTCGTCGCCGCGCTGGGTGCGGCTCCCGCGGTCTCCGCCGCTCCTGCTCCTGCCCTCTCCACCCCCGCCGGCATCGCCGCGTACAACGGTTCGGGCGAGAACACCGCCGCGAACCGGGCGTTCTACGACGCCGTCATGAAGTCGGTCGCCGAGAAGCGGGCCGCCAACCCGGGGGCCCAGGCCGTCACCGTCACCTACAGCGCGGCCTCCGCCCCCAGCTTCCGCACCCAGATAGCCAACAGCACACGCATCTGGAACAGCTCGGTCTCCAACGTCCGGCTCCAGGAAGGCTCCAGAGCCGACTTCACCTACCGCGAAGGGAACGACCCGCGCGGATCGTACGCCTCGACCGACGGACACGGCCGGGGCTTCATCTTCCTGGACTACCGGCAGAACCAGCAGTACAACTCGACCCGCGTCACCACACACGAGACCGGGCACGTGCTCGGCCTGCCGGACACCTACTCCGGACCGTGCAGCCAGCTGATGTCCGGTGGCGGCCCCGGCCCGTCCTGCACCAACGCCCAGCCGGACGCCAGGGAGCGCGCCCGCGTCAACCAGCTCTGGCAGAACGGTCTCGCGGCCGCGCTCGCCCGGCCTGCCTCCTGA
- a CDS encoding SDR family oxidoreductase, with product MTNRTRLPRRAKGPGALVTGGSRGLGLFMARHLAERGCVVTIAARDADELERAAAQLREETGAPVRTAVCDVRDRAAVRALVREVHERDGLDLVIANAGVIQVAPVEAVGAAEFGDAMDTMFYGALHTSLEALPYLKKTRGRLGLIGSVGGLLGVPHLLPYSCAKAAVGALAEGLHAEAAASGVSVTAVHPGLMRTGSHRQAEFGGDVDAEFGWFSTAAGAPLLSMDAERAARRIVDAVIQRRARLVLTAPAKAAQLAHGVAPGLTTRLSGVAARLLPSASGPGPLRQGADAGEPGNPVAKLVRAWGSRRNDRAVPQANQREPGPPSSS from the coding sequence ATGACCAACCGCACCCGCCTCCCCCGCCGGGCCAAGGGCCCGGGGGCCCTGGTCACCGGCGGCTCCCGGGGCCTGGGGCTGTTCATGGCGCGGCATCTGGCGGAGCGCGGGTGCGTCGTGACCATCGCCGCCCGCGACGCCGACGAGCTGGAGCGGGCGGCTGCGCAGCTGCGGGAGGAGACCGGGGCGCCCGTGCGCACGGCCGTGTGCGACGTACGCGACCGCGCCGCCGTGCGTGCCCTGGTGCGCGAGGTCCATGAGCGTGACGGCCTCGACCTCGTCATCGCCAACGCCGGGGTCATCCAGGTCGCGCCCGTCGAGGCGGTGGGTGCGGCGGAGTTCGGTGACGCCATGGACACCATGTTCTACGGTGCTCTGCACACCTCGCTGGAAGCGCTGCCGTACCTGAAGAAGACCCGGGGCCGCCTCGGCCTCATCGGGTCGGTCGGCGGTCTGCTCGGCGTTCCGCACCTGCTGCCCTACTCGTGCGCCAAGGCCGCGGTCGGGGCGCTCGCCGAGGGGCTGCACGCCGAGGCGGCCGCCTCCGGCGTGAGCGTCACCGCCGTCCACCCGGGACTGATGCGGACCGGATCGCACCGGCAGGCCGAGTTCGGCGGAGACGTGGACGCCGAGTTCGGCTGGTTCAGCACCGCGGCGGGCGCCCCGCTGCTGTCGATGGACGCCGAGCGGGCCGCCCGCAGGATCGTGGACGCGGTCATCCAGAGGCGCGCCCGGCTGGTGCTCACCGCGCCCGCCAAAGCGGCCCAGCTCGCGCACGGCGTGGCGCCCGGCCTGACGACCCGGCTCAGCGGCGTCGCCGCCCGGCTCCTGCCGTCCGCGTCGGGCCCCGGCCCCCTCCGCCAGGGGGCCGATGCCGGGGAGCCGGGCAACCCCGTCGCGAAGCTCGTCCGAGCCTGGGGCAGCAGGCGCAACGACCGAGCGGTGCCCCAGGCCAACCAGCGCGAGCCCGGGCCCCCCAGCAGCTCGTAG